The following are encoded together in the Strongyloides ratti genome assembly S_ratti_ED321, chromosome : 2 genome:
- a CDS encoding UDP-glucuronosyl/UDP-glucosyltransferase family-containing protein, with product MKIDKRGTVREPCLHIIAKLSSSLLYNNSYLNDNNTNKARKLLFYVPTLSFSHVAFNQKIAKLLADNGLDVTILLPDIDPFVKVDFLNSTTRRRINIGLNNGMLPNTLWKNPGPFEDSSLLNPKILYKLIKASSILTYGCYNLINNKKLIQSLANEKFEVGFVEQYDSCGLGLFKALGIKNIHWLSATNIYRLQPETVGVNYPLSYVSELFSPFGDIMNFSERIINLLTAIVTESVHTYFSKTKITDIFKLEYPQSMHQIDNVWNIGQSSQSIIANNLPILDFSTPTSNMIHNVAGITVEKPTSELGENFQKIANFKPFFFLVTFGSIAKTSDMPLLMKNSLFKAFKKFSNITFIVKYEDQKKEIVRYSNNVFLVKWLPQVALMEHKNYKGIITHGGWSSMIETLINGKPMILMPLFADHGKNSKIIEQKKLGILVDKMNINSNTFSNSLTELIENPKYEFNCKRFNIYNIYIYISLYKLNKQIYWLKNMH from the exons atgaaaattgataaaagagGCACAGTTAGGGAACCTTGTCTACA TATTATTGCTAAG ttatcTTCTTCtttactttataataatagttatttaaatgataataatactaataaAGCTAGAAAACTTTTGTTTTATGTTCCTACATTATCTTTTAGTCATGTTGCATTTAATCAGAAAATTGCAAAATTACTAGCTGATAATGGCTTAGATGTT aCAATACTTCTTCCAGATATTGACCCATTTGTTAAGgtagattttttaaattctacAACACGTAGAAGAATAAACATTGGTCTGAATAATGGAATGCTTCCAAATACATTGTGGAAAAATCCAGGTCCATTTGAAGATAGTTCTTTGTTAAAtccaaaaatattatacaaattaattaaagCTTCATCAATTTTAACTTATGgttgttataatttaataaataataaaaaattaattcaatCATTAGctaatgaaaaatttgaaGTTGGTTTTGTGGAACAATATGATTCATGTGGATTAGGTTTATTTAAAGCTTTgggaataaaaaatattcattggtTATCAgcaacaaatatatatagattaCAACCTGAAACAGTAGGAGTAAATTATCCATTAAGTTATGTATCTGAACTTTTTTCACCTTTTGGTGATATTATGAATTTTTCTGAAAGAATTATTAACTTATTAACAGCTATTGTAACAGAAAGTGTACATacttatttttcaaaaacaaaaataactGATATATTTAAGTTAGAATATCCTCAAAGTATGCATCAAATAGACAATGTATGGAATATTGGTCAAAGTTCACAAAGTATTATTGCAAATAATTTACCAATACTTGATTTCTCTACTCCTACATCAAATATGATACATAATGTTGCAGGGATAACAGTTGAAAAACCAACGTCTGAATTAGGTGAAAACTTTCAAAAAATTGCAAATTTCAAACCCTTCTTCTTTCTGGTGACATTTGGTTCAATAGCCAAAACTTCAGATATGCCTTTACTAATGAAAAATTCTCTTTTTAaagcttttaaaaaattttctaatataacatttatagtaaaatatgaagatcaaaaaaaagaaatagtaAGATATTCTAATAATGTTTTTCTAGTAAAATGGTTACCACAAGTTGCTTTAATGGAacacaaaaattataaaggtATTATAACACATGGTGGTTGGAGTAGTATGATTGAAACATTGATAAATGGAAAACCAATGATTTTAATGCCTTTATTTGCTGATCATGGTAAAAATTCTAAGATAattgaacaaaaaaaacttgGTATTTTGGTtgataaaatgaatataaattctaatacattttcaaattctttaacagaattaattgaaaatccCAAATATGAGTTTAATTGTAAAAG atttaatatttataatatttacatttatatatctttGTACAAATTgaataaacaaatttattggttaaaaaatatgcattaa
- a CDS encoding DSS1/SEM1 family-containing protein — MSSPDLKTLATEKEAVEAHIDNEEEFEEFPIEEYKTSTVTGVQTKVCQLDDWDDEKPKMSFSQMIKQGKP, encoded by the coding sequence ATGTCTTCTCCtgatttaaaaactttagcCACTGAAAAAGAAGCTGTTGAAGCACATATTGATAACGAAGAAGAGTTTGAAGAGTTTCCTATTGAAGAATATAAAACTAGTACAGTTACAGGAGTACAGACAAAAGTTTGTCAACTAGATGATTGGGATGATGAAAAACCTAAGATGTCTTTTTCTCAAATGATTAAACAAGGAAAACCATAa
- a CDS encoding H/ACA ribonucleoprotein complex, subunit Gar1/Naf1 family and Translation protein, beta-barrel domain-containing protein, producing MDSLEDDKKIFKEPFPIDNYTFRQPPGCADDTDSDDDEINSIINNTKDFDAIERGRRSRSSSVCSVSSVIDDYIPEQWILKDFHLPDDIEMKRLGKVLNIVETVVTIGDTEKSGHIINLESKVFNEDRLCIGVIYDIMGSVTDPIYCLRFDTEMRAHSLTPGQTLYVAKSGKEFTEIIFKETFKSMKIEEEFSESEDEY from the exons atggATTCATTGGAGGATGacaagaaaatttttaaagagcCTTTTCCTATAGATAATTATACTTTTCGTCAACCACCTGGTTGTGCAGATGATACAGATTCAGATGATGATGAAATAAATTC aattattaataatactaaaGATTTTGATGCAATAGAGAGAGGTAGAAGATCTAGAAGCTCTTCTGTATGTTCTGTAAGTTCAGTTATTGATGACTACATTCCTGAACAATGGATTTTGAAAGATTTTCATCTTCCTGATGATATTGAAATGAAAAGACTAggaaaagttttaaatattgttgagACTGTTGTTACAATTGGTGACACAGAAAAATCTGGACATATTATAAATCTTGAAAGTAAAGTTTTTAATGAAGATAGACTTTGTATTGGAGTAATTTATGATATTATGGGATCAGTTACTGATCCAATATACTGCTTGAGGTTTGATACAGAGATGCGTGCTCATTCATTGACACCTGGTCAGACTTTATATGTTGCTAAATCTGGAAAAGAATTTacagaaataatttttaaggaAACATTTAAATCCATGAAAATTGAAGAGGAATTTTCAGAATCTGAAGATGAGTATTAA
- a CDS encoding Probable phosphorylase b kinase regulatory subunit alpha codes for MFTREESRTRLGDIYKLLDATILEYQNPITGLFENNPTNFPNHAWIRDNLYAVQALWALYRAYKKCAYSDEEMENVKKIGYSCIKVMQSIMECMIRQADKIELFKLHQRPYDALHAKYSAINKKSVSGDQEWGHHQIDAISLFLLILAQMTASGLQIVRNFDEVAFIQNLVYYIEIAYRTPDYGIWERGDKTNQGITELNSSSVGLAKAAMHALREVGDLFSDGSKSSCIHIVSDEIEQCDAVLSSMLPRESFSKEVDAALLSMISFPAFAVADIELITKTRDAVLELLYGQYGCIRFIRDGYKTVLEDPNRLHYNNSELQNFENIECEWPLFLLFLIIDSYFNKDEEKIIEYWARLERSLVKDKDLDLVPELYRVPANKVQAEKRDPKSQKREVGGLVPFLWAQSLYIICLLLRENLITAPELDPLSRRLAITEKRPPSEVQVVILAETLDVKHQLAERDIEVQTLDEIDPIFTVQPASVFQKILGRFGECNKLKLTGRPEDRDIGLLTTSILYQLGQRFVVFTPQFMDRKRSHLFYDIRILMDEWASELQYIYTSWNSANMSGRPLVVLVVSKHMLHNKDVNEENEDGLSSIEMKATVIDTILKIKNGYIDGSRVVMGHLHSFFRTTAISKLHLHDHYSHFINHSYMNGSAHRSYLDREDVNEATSDTPQRKDSGIKRSNSIKDRRPKQFNAVHEASMRHRSMIFDSNDVDLVQLRLAYNSAKMNSLNSIPSSPEKLIDTLSETRCSTSPIEIPSNAPEFLASEYVASPFGEESWLTNHQKNELIDMSDDSLIDLLNETNILEEQASIIHCLWIKRGPNYQIYMKSHDVHVSVRELTEEVYRKACIGREWTWVRIASGLLDKQMDELTKNVTHLMVRQKQLTVGLPSKTEEAITCPKTKEELRIILNRAYRDDKNGITLAQEVIVALGSLVRTDPKLFIEMFRLRIGLIVQVMASELARIKHLGVEEASLHLLYLSPFEIKEMIHALLSGRLLEEVSSRSSVGVGIREKRTGMESFRKQIEERKSLRRSLRSVISKNDDTVLEKEECSDDSELDDDYQYGIWLRHRRIDGALNRVPQSFYATIWNTLRRFYSGITVGGHLLDWSLTQEMTTREIKFSLQVEHILNQIVEPEYREILVEAFMLLGNVDKLIQYAPRIDNSQPFELDRIVRVANALFVEHNREMDTIVMECCGSNNFCDGARGICQYFYDSAPAGEYGTAHYMIKALMDLFAYDF; via the exons ATGTTTACACGTGAAGAATCTAGAACTCGTTTAGgagatatttataaattgttaGATGCTACTATACTTGAGTATCAAAATCCTATAACTggtttatttgaaaataatccTACAAATTTTCCAA atCATGCTTGGATTCGTGATAATTTATATGCAGTTCAAGCATTATGGGCTCTATATAGAGCTTATAAAAAATGTGCCTACTCTGATGAGGAGATggaaaatgtaaaaaaaattggttaTAGTtg tatCAAAGTTATGCAATCAATTATGGAATGTATGATTCGACAGGCTGATAAAATTGAACTTTTTAAGTTACACCAAAGGCCATATGATGCTTTACATGCAAAATATTCTgcaattaacaaaaaatccGTTTCTGGTGATCAAGAATGGGGTCATCATCAAATTGATgctatttcattatttttattaattcttgCTCAAATGACAGCTTCTGGTTTACAAATTGTTAGAAATTTTGATGAGGTTGcttttatacaaaatttagTTTACTATATTGAAATAGCTTATAGAACTCCAGATTATGGAATTTGGGAACGGGGTGATAAAACAAATCAAGGAATTACAGAGTTAAATTCAAGTTCTGTTGGATTGGCAAAAGCAGCAATGCATGCTTTAAGAGAAGTTGGTGATTTATTTTCTGATGGATCAAAATCATCTTGTATTCATATCGTTTCTGATGAAATTGAACAATGTGATGCTGTATTATCATCAATGCTTCCAAGAGAATCATTTTCCAAAGAAGTTGATGCAGCTTTACTTTCTATGATTTCATTTCCAGCATTTGCTGTAGCTGATATAGAATTAATTACTAAAACAAGAGATGCTGTTTTAGAATTATTATATGGGCAGTATGGATGTATTCGTTTTATAAGAGATGGTTATAAAACTGTATTAGAAGATCCAAATAGAttacattataataattcagaattacaaaattttgaaaatattgaatGCGAATGGCCtcttttcttattatttttaataattgattcttattttaataaagatgaagaaaaaattattgaatacTGGGCTAGATTAGAACGTTCTTTAGTAAAAGATAAAGATTTAGATTTGGTTCCTGAATTATATCGTGTTCCTGCTAACAAAGTTCAAGCTGAAAAACGTGATCCAAAAAGTCAAAAACGAGAAGTTGGTGGTTTAGTTCCATTTTTATGGGCACaaagtttatatattatttgtttactTCTTCGTGAAAATCTTATTACAGCTCCAGAATTAGATCCATTATCTAGGAGATTAGCAATAACTGAAAAACGGCCACCAAGTGAGGTTCAAGTTGTTATATTGGCTGAAACATTAGATGTAAAACATCAATTGGCTGAAAGAGATATTGAAGTTCAAACACTTGATGAAATTGATCCTATTTTTACTGTACAACCAGCATCtgtttttcaaaaaattttaggaAGATTTGGTGAATGTAATAAACTAAAATTAACTGGTCGTCCAGAAGATAGAGATATCGGATTATTAACTACATCTATTCTTTATCAACTTGGACAAAGATTTGTAGTTTTTACACCACAATTTATGGACCGTAAAAGATCACATCTATTTTATGATATTCGTATTTTAATGGATGAATGGGCTAGTGAgttacaatatatttatacttcTTGGAATTCTGCAAATATGTCTGGACGTCCATTAGTTGTTTTAGTTGTATCAAAACATATGTTGCATAATAAAGATGTGAATGAAGAAAATGAAGATGGATTATCATCTATTGAAATGAAGGCAACAGTTATAgatacaattttaaaaattaaaaatggatATATAGATGGTAGTAGAGTTGTAATGGGCCATCTACATTCTTTTTTCAGAACTACAGCTATATCAAAACTTCATCTTCATGATCATTATTcacattttataaatcattCATATATGAATGGAAGTGCTCATAGAAGTTATTTAGATAGAGAAGATGTAAATGAAGCCACTTCTGATACACCACAGAGAAAAGATAGTGGAATAAAACGTTCAAATTCAATTAAAGATAGAAGACCAAAACAATTTAATGCTGTACATGAAGCTTCTATGCGCCATAGATCAATGATATTTGATTCAAATGATGTTGATTTGGTTCAACTTCGATTAGCTTATAATTCAGCTAAAATGAATAGTCTTAATTCAATACCATCAAGTCCTGAAAAACTTATTGATACATTATCTGAAACAAGATGTTCAACTAGTCCAATAGAAATACCATCAAATGCTCCTGAATTTTTAGCTTCTGAATATGTAGCTTCTCCGTTTGGTGAGGAGTCATGGCTTACAAATCatcaaaaaaatgaattaattgATATGAGTGATGATAGTTTaattgatttattaaatgaaacaAATATATTGGAAGAACAAGCAAGTATAATTCATTGCCTTTGGATTAAACGTGGTCcaaattatcaaatttatatgAAATCACATGATGTACATGTTTCTGTACGTGAGTTAACTGAAGAAGTATATAGAAAAGCATGTATTGGTAGGGAATGGACATGGGTTAGAATTGCATCTGGTTTATTAGATAAACAAATGGAtgaattaacaaaaaatgttaCACATTTAATGGTACGACAAAAACAATTAACAGTTGGTTTACCATCAAAAACTGAGGAAGCAATAACTTGTCCAAAAACAAAAGAAGAATTAAGAATAATTCTTAATCGTGCTTATAGAGATGATAAAAATGGAATAACTTTAGCTCAAGAAGTTATAGTTGCATTAGGAAGTTTAGTTCGTACAGATcctaaattatttattgaaatgTTTAGGCTTCGTATTGGTCTTATTGTACAGGTTATGGCTAGTGAATTAGCAAGAATTAAACATTTAGGAGTTGAGGAAGCATCATTACatctattatatttaagTCCATTTGAAATTAAGGAAATGATTCATGCATTATTAAGTGGACGATTATTAGAAGAAGTGAGTAGTAGATCATCAGTTGGTGTTGGTATAAGAGAAAAACGTACAGGAATGGAAAGTTTCAGAAAACAAATAGaagaaagaaaaagtttAAGAAGAAGTTTACGATCagttatatcaaaaaatgatgatACAGTTTTGGAAAAAGAGGAATGTAGCGATGATAGTGAATTAGATGATGATTATCAATATGGTATATGGTTAAGACATAGAAGAATTGATGGAGCACTTAATAGAGTTCCACAATCATTTTATGCTACAATATGGAATACTTTAAGAAGATTTTATAGTGGAATTACTGTTGGTGGACATCTTTTAGATTGGAGTTTAACACAAGAAATGACAACAAGAGAAATCAAATTTTCACTTCAAGTAGAACATATATTAAATCAAATTGTTGAACCTGAATATCGGGAAATTTTAGTTGAAGCATTTATGTTACTTGGAAATGTTGATAAGTTAATACAATATGCTCCAAGAATTGATAATTCTCAACCATTTGAGTTAGATAGAATTGTTCGTGTTGCAAATGCTTTATTTGTAGAACATAATCGTGAAATGGACACAATTGTAATGGAATGTTGTggaagtaataatttttgtgaTGGCGCTAGAGGAATTtgtcaatatttttatgattctGCACCAGCCGGTGAATATGGAACAGCtcattatatgataaaagcTCTTATGGATCTTTTTGCCtatgatttttaa